The Herpetosiphonaceae bacterium genomic sequence CTGGATCTGGCCGCAAGCCTAGCGCGCCGACAGGCCGGATGGGCGCCCTCTGGACCTGGGGGCGTCCCCCAAACTCCCATTTACTGATGCAGAATCGGCTATTGCCGAACAAGCGCCGTGATTCTGCACGAGATACATATGGAGCAGCACGTGAAGATCATCTCGACATTAACGCGCGCCTGGCTGGGGTCGCTCTTTCTCTACTCCGCAGCGCTGAAGTTTACGAACTACCGCGATGCGTGGCGCTCCGTGCGTCAGTATGGCGTTCTGCCCAAGCGCTTGAGCGATGCCACTGGTTTGGCGCTGCCCTGGGCAGAGCTGGTAGCGGGCGTGTCTTTTCTGTTCGGGTGGATGTATCCGCTAGGGTCGGTTCTGGGAGCAGTGCTGGGCGGCTCCTTCGCGTTCGCCGGGCGGCAGGTGATCAAGCAGGAGGCTAAGGTTTCGTGCGGCTGCACCGGCGGCGTGGCCGATACAGACGTGGATCAGACGACGGTGAACCGTGGTCTGGCGATTGCCGCAGGCAGCCTGCTGGTGCTGGCGACCGGCAGGCGGAGCCACACCCGCCTCC encodes the following:
- a CDS encoding MauE/DoxX family redox-associated membrane protein — its product is MEQHVKIISTLTRAWLGSLFLYSAALKFTNYRDAWRSVRQYGVLPKRLSDATGLALPWAELVAGVSFLFGWMYPLGSVLGAVLGGSFAFAGRQVIKQEAKVSCGCTGGVADTDVDQTTVNRGLAIAAGSLLVLATGRRSHTRLPALSLLAGAVIAIFPSLLVVTINRRDAQRQAELEQQQAIERQRRIAELKHLLAAPAAQALEPVLKNGHAVAENVEFLVS